Proteins from one Pygocentrus nattereri isolate fPygNat1 chromosome 16, fPygNat1.pri, whole genome shotgun sequence genomic window:
- the LOC108427902 gene encoding odorant receptor 131-2-like, which produces MAGTNESTSSVFIYQNLIKTELDVGSITRLVVTTLTTLFFVYINCIMLYALKSKRVFKESPRYILFAHMLFNDSAHLILSTMMYVLALTFLKLAKAVCSLIMLISTTTFLNAPLNLAVMSLERYVAIRFPLRHAEIATQKRTYIAICFVWLFGSANIFTDIIFAAVMDPNFFYMQMYCFRDQIFIKPWQLDLYNGCNIFYFVSVTAIIIFTYISIMITARSMSSNKDSAKKAHRTVLLHLIQLGLCLTSFVYGSIERALSLIAGSDTALFKHLKYVNFLFVLIVPRCLSPLIYGLRNDAVRPLFKYYFCCGSTKVKPYLSLPLHTL; this is translated from the exons ATGGCAGGCACTAATGAAAGCACttcaagtgtttttatttatcagaATTTAATCAAAACGGAACTGGATGTAGGGAGTATAACAAGGCTAGTGGTAACAACACTCACTACtctgttttttgtgtatataaatTGCATCATGCTATATGCTCTTAAAAGTAAGCGTGTTTTTAAAGAATCTCCACGCTACATTCTCTTTGCCCACATGCTTTTTAATGACTCTGCTCATCTCATTCTCTCCACTATGATGTATGTCCTGGCACTGACCTTCCTCAAGCTGGCTAAAGCGGTATGTTCGCTTATCATGTTAATATCTActacaacatttctcaatgcaCCTTTAAACCtggctgtgatgtcactggAGCGTTACGTGGCCATACGCTTTCCTCTAAGACACGCAGAAATAGCCACTCAGAAAAGGACTTACATTGCCATTTgctttgtttggttatttggcTCTGCAAACATTTTCACTGACATCATTTTTGCAGCAGTAATGGATCCTAACTTCTTCTACATGCAGATGTATTGCTTTCGTGATCAGATCTTCATAAAACCATGGCAGCTTGATTTATACAATGGATGCAACATCTTTTACTTTGTGTCTGTAACGGCCATCATCATCTTCACCTACATCAGCATTATGATCACAGCCAGGTCCATGTCCTCCAATAAAGACTCTGCTAAGAAAGCCCACAGGACTGTGCTGCTGCACCTCATTCAGCTGGGCCTGTGTCTCACCTcttttgtatatggttctatagagagaGCACTTTCTTTGATTGCTGGTAGTGATACTGCTCTCTTTAAACACCTGAAATATGTGAATTTTCTCTTTGTTCTGATTGTGCCACGCTGTCTGAGCCCTCTCATCTATGGGCTTAGAAATGATGCTGTAAGAcctttattcaaatattatttcTGCTGTGGATCTACAAAA GTAAAGCCCTATCTGAGCCTGCCCCTTCATACCCTGTGA
- the LOC108427918 gene encoding odorant receptor 131-2-like → MAGTNESTENVFISQSVVKSELDAGYITKLVIAVLLPLFSVYVNCIMLYALMSKSVLKESPRYILFAHMLFNDSVHLILTSLFYALAVAFLKLAKAVCSLILFLSTTTFLNAPLNLAVMSLERYVAIRFPLRHAEIATLKRTYIAICFVWLFGSLNILTDIIFAAVMDPNFFYMQMYCSREQIFIKPWQLDLYNGCNVFYFVSVTAIIIFTYISIMITARSMSSNKDSAKKAHRTVLLHFIQLGLCLTSFVYGSIERALYLMAGSDTALFKHLRYLNFLIVLVLPRCLSPLIYGLRDDAVRLLFKYYFCYRSTKAGH, encoded by the coding sequence ATGGCAGGCACTAATGAAAgcactgaaaatgttttcatttctcagAGTGTAGTCAAATCGGAACTGGATGCAGGGTATATAACAAAGTTGGTAATAGCAGTACTTCTGCCTCTGTTTTCTGTGTATGTAAATTGCATCATGCTGTATGCTCTTATGAGTAAGAGTGTTCTTAAAGAATCTCCACGTTACATTCTCTTTGCACACATGCTTTTCAATGACTCTGTTCATCTCATTCTCACCTCTTTGTTTTATGCCCTGGCCGTGGCCTTCCTCAAGCTGGCTAAAGCCGTCTGTTCGCTCATCCTGTTTTTGTCTActacaacatttctcaatgcaCCTTTAAACCtggctgtgatgtcactggAGCGTTACGTGGCCATACGCTTTCCTCTAAGACATGCAGAAATAGCCACTCTGAAAAGGACTTACATTGCCATTTgctttgtttggttatttggcTCTTTGAATATTTTGACTGACATCATTTTTGCAGCAGTGATGGATCCTAACTTCTTCTACATGCAGATGTATTGCTCTCGTGAACAGATCTTCATAAAACCATGGCAGCTTGATTTATACAATGGATGCAATGTGTTTTACTTTGTGTCTGTAACGGCCATCATCATCTTCACCTACATCAGCATTATGATCACAGCCAGGTCCATGTCCTCCAATAAAGACTCTGCTAAGAAAGCTCACAGGACTGTACTACTGCACTTCATTCAACTGGGCCTGTGTCTCACCTCTTTTGTATACGGCTCTATAGAGAGAGCACTTTATTTGATGGCTGGAAGTGATACGGCTCTCTTTAAACACCTGAGATATCTTAATTTTCTCATTGTTCTGGTTCTGCCCCGCTGCCTGAGCCCTCTCATCTATGGGCTTAGAGATGATGCTGTAAGACTgttattcaaatattatttcTGCTATCGTTCTACTAAAGCAGGGCACTAA
- the LOC108427903 gene encoding odorant receptor 131-2-like: MAGTNESTASAFGYQNLIIPEVDGGSITKLVVAILTTLFSVYVNCIMLYALMSKRVFKESPRYILFAHMLFNDSVHLILTSLMYVLALVFLKLAKAVCSLIMFISTTTFLNAPLNLAVMSLERYVAICFPLRHAEIATQKRTYIAICFVWLFGSANILTDIIFAAVMDPNFFYMQMYCFRDQIFIKPWQLDLYNGCNVFYFVSVTAIIIFTYISIMITARSMSSNKDSAKKAHRTVLLHLIQLGLCLTSFVYGSIERALYLMAGSDTALFKHLRYLNFLIVLIVPRCLSPLIYGLRDDAVRPLFKYYFCYGSTKAGYKRKPVTTSNRK; this comes from the coding sequence ATGGCAGGCACTAATGAAAGCACTGCAAGTGCTTTTGGTTATCAGAATTTAATCATACCAGAAGTGGATGGAGGGAGTATAACAAAGTTAGTGGTAGCAATACTGACTACTCTATTTTCTGTGTATGTAAATTGCATCATGCTGTATGCTCTTATGAGTAAGCGCGTTTTTAAAGAATCTCCACGCTACATTCTCTTTGCCCATATGCTTTTTAATGACTCTGTTCATCTCATTCTCACATCTCTGATGTATGTCCTGGCCCTGGTCTTCCTCAAGCTGGCTAAAGCTGTATGTTCCCTCATCATGTTTATATCTActacaacatttctcaatgcaCCTTTAAACCtggctgtgatgtcactggAGCGTTATGTGGCCATATGCTTTCCTCTAAGACACGCAGAAATAGCCACTCAGAAAAGGACTTACATTGCTATTTgctttgtttggttatttggcTCTGCAAATATTTTGACTGACATCATTTTTGCAGCAGTGATGGATCCTAACTTCTTCTACATGCAGATGTATTGCTTTCGTGATCAAATCTTCATAAAACCATGGCAGCTTGATTTATACAATGGATGCAATGTGTTTTACTTTGTGTCTGTAACGGCCATCATCATCTTCACCTACATCAGCATTATGATCACAGCCAGGTCCATGTCCTCCAATAAAGACTCTGCTAAGAAAGCCCACAGGACTGTGCTGCTGCACCTCATTCAGCTGGGCCTGTGTCTCACCTCCTTTGTATACGGCTCTATAGAGAGAGCACTTTATTTGATGGCTGGAAGTGATACGGCTCTCTTTAAACACCTGAGATATCTTAATTTTCTCATTGTTCTGATTGTGCCACGCTGCCTGAGCCCTCTCATCTATGGGCTTAGAGATGATGCTGTAAGAcctttattcaaatattatttcTGCTATGGCTCTACCAAAGCAGGCTACAAGAGAAAACCTGTAACAACAAGTAACAGAAAGTAA
- the LOC108427904 gene encoding odorant receptor 131-2-like has product MAGTNESNVNAFLYQNLIKSELDGGNIVKLVVAILTTLFSVYVNCIMLYALMSKRVFKESPRYILFAHMLFNDSVHLILSTMMYVLALAFLKLAKAVCSLIMFISTTTFLNAPLNLAVMSLERYVAIRFPLRHAEIATQKRTYIAICFVWLFGSANILTDIIFAAVMDPNFFYMQMYCFRDQIFIKQWQLDLYNGCNIFYFVSVTVIIIFTYISIMLTARSMSSNKDSAKKAHRTVLLHLIQLGLCLTSFVYGSIERALYLMAGSDTALFKHLRYLNFLIVLIVPRCLSPLIYGLRDDAVRPLFKYYFCYGSTKAGYKRKPVTTSNRK; this is encoded by the coding sequence ATGGCAGGCACTAATGAAAGCAATGTGAATGCTTTTCTTTATCAGAATTTAATCAAATCGGAGCTGGATGGAGGAAATATAGTTAAGCTAGTGGTAGCAATACTGACTACTCTATTTTCTGTGTATGTAAATTGCATCATGTTGTATGCTCTTATGAGTAAGCGTGTTTTTAAAGAATCTCCACGCTACATTCTCTTTGCCCATATGCTTTTTAATGACTCTGTACATCTCATTCTGTCCACTATGATGTATGTCCTGGCACTGGCCTTCCTCAAGCTGGCTAAAGCTGTATGTTCCCTCATCATGTTTATATCTActacaacatttctcaatgcaCCTTTAAACCtggctgtgatgtcactggAGCGTTACGTGGCCATACGCTTTCCTCTAAGACACGCAGAAATAGCCACTCAGAAAAGGACTTACATTGCTATTTgctttgtttggttatttggcTCTGCAAATATTTTGACTGACATCATTTTTGCAGCAGTGATGGATCCTAACTTCTTCTACATGCAGATGTATTGCTTTCGTGATCAAATCTTCATAAAACAATGGCAGCTTGATTTATACAATGGATGCAACATCTTTTACTTTGTTTCTGTAACggtcatcatcatcttcacctACATCAGCATTATGCTCACAGCCAGGTCCATGTCCTCTAATAAAGACTCCGCTAAGAAAGCTCACAGGACTGTGCTGCTGCACCTCATTCAGCTGGGCCTGTGTCTGACCTCCTTTGTATACGGCTCTATAGAGAGAGCACTTTATTTGATGGCTGGAAGTGATACGGCTCTCTTTAAACACCTGAGATATCTTAATTTTCTCATTGTTCTGATTGTGCCACGCTGCCTGAGCCCTCTCATCTATGGGCTTAGAGATGATGCTGTAAGAcctttattcaaatattatttcTGCTATGGCTCTACCAAAGCAGGCTACAAGAGAAAACCTGTAACAACAAGTAACAGAAAGTAA